A single region of the Salicibibacter cibi genome encodes:
- the rplQ gene encoding 50S ribosomal protein L17: MAYRKLGRDSSARKALFRDLATDLLINEKIVTTEAKAKALRPIVEKTITLGKGGTLHDRRQAAAFIRKEAAEEDQDAIQKLFDDIGPRYEERQGGYTRIIKMDPRKGDGTPMAVIELV; the protein is encoded by the coding sequence AAGAGATAGTTCAGCACGAAAAGCGTTATTTCGTGATCTCGCAACGGATCTTTTGATCAACGAAAAGATTGTGACCACGGAGGCAAAAGCTAAAGCGCTACGTCCGATTGTGGAAAAAACAATCACGCTCGGCAAAGGTGGCACTTTGCATGACCGTAGACAAGCGGCAGCATTTATCCGTAAGGAAGCGGCAGAAGAAGACCAGGATGCCATTCAAAAATTGTTTGATGACATCGGCCCACGCTACGAAGAGCGGCAAGGCGGCTATACACGCATTATTAAAATGGACCCGAGAAAAGGGGACGGCACCCCAATGGCCGTCATCGAACTCGTTTAA
- the truA gene encoding tRNA pseudouridine(38-40) synthase TruA — protein sequence MVRWKATIAYDGTHFSGWQVQPGKRTVQGELEKGLTKLHKGKNKKVVASGRTDAHVHARGQVVHFDSGLQIAGDRWPWAFASVLPPDMQVLSAVPVSDDFHARHDAKAKEYRYFLRVGPEHDLFQRHYVYHAYKNTFDHASVQRSLQLLVGTHDFSAFCASNTPVQNKVRTLDCATYMHIAENAWCFRLQGNGFLYNMVRIIVGTAIDIGLRRLNVEDMGRILQSRDRREAGKTAPGHGLYLWKVYYAP from the coding sequence ATGGTACGTTGGAAGGCAACGATTGCCTATGATGGCACTCATTTTTCCGGGTGGCAAGTGCAACCGGGGAAGCGGACAGTGCAAGGAGAGCTAGAAAAAGGACTCACAAAATTGCATAAAGGAAAAAATAAAAAAGTGGTCGCCTCCGGACGCACCGATGCCCATGTGCATGCCCGCGGGCAAGTTGTTCACTTTGATTCTGGGTTACAAATTGCGGGTGATCGCTGGCCGTGGGCATTCGCTTCGGTATTGCCGCCGGATATGCAGGTGTTAAGCGCAGTGCCCGTTTCTGACGATTTTCACGCCCGCCATGATGCGAAGGCCAAGGAGTATCGTTATTTTCTCCGCGTCGGGCCGGAGCATGATTTATTTCAACGTCATTACGTTTATCACGCATATAAAAACACATTCGATCACGCATCCGTTCAACGATCATTGCAGCTATTGGTTGGCACTCACGATTTCTCGGCCTTTTGCGCGAGTAACACGCCTGTGCAAAATAAAGTGAGGACGTTAGATTGCGCTACGTATATGCACATAGCGGAAAATGCGTGGTGCTTTCGTTTGCAAGGAAATGGTTTTCTTTACAATATGGTACGGATCATCGTCGGAACAGCCATTGATATCGGCCTGCGACGCCTCAATGTCGAGGATATGGGCCGAATTTTGCAATCCCGTGACCGCCGGGAAGCAGGAAAAACGGCACCAGGACATGGGTTGTATCTATGGAAGGTGTATTACGCCCCTTAA
- a CDS encoding energy-coupling factor transporter ATPase, translating into MPPLIHCEHLYFRYREEQDFILQDLCLQINQGEWVALLGTNGSGKSTFARMLNALLQPESGTVMVRGLQADKEENIWQIRQTVGMVFQNPDHQFVAATVRDDIAFGLENAGIPRQEMLDRIEEASERAGIEDMLFAEPHRLSGGQKQRAAIAGILALRPEIMIFDEATSMLDPKGRGEVMQTMAELNQSGITIIMITHELEEALKASRVVFMEQGKTSRDQPTYDFFQAPDFLLSRSFTLPYFLRMQVALQAQGVHLGDLSLSEHEWVERLCTSPFKI; encoded by the coding sequence ATGCCGCCCCTGATTCATTGTGAACATCTGTATTTTCGCTATCGGGAAGAACAGGATTTCATTTTACAAGACCTTTGTTTGCAAATAAATCAAGGGGAATGGGTGGCATTGTTGGGGACGAACGGTTCCGGCAAATCTACGTTTGCCAGAATGTTGAATGCACTATTGCAGCCGGAGAGCGGTACGGTCATGGTTAGGGGTTTGCAGGCGGATAAGGAAGAAAACATATGGCAAATCCGCCAAACGGTAGGGATGGTGTTTCAAAACCCGGACCATCAATTTGTCGCTGCCACCGTACGGGATGACATTGCTTTCGGGCTTGAAAATGCCGGTATCCCACGCCAAGAAATGCTCGATCGTATCGAAGAAGCAAGTGAGCGGGCGGGGATCGAAGATATGTTATTCGCCGAACCTCATCGTCTTTCGGGCGGGCAAAAGCAACGGGCGGCAATCGCGGGCATTCTTGCCCTGCGTCCGGAGATCATGATTTTTGATGAAGCGACGTCCATGCTGGATCCGAAGGGCCGGGGAGAAGTCATGCAAACGATGGCTGAGCTCAACCAGTCCGGGATTACGATCATTATGATTACACATGAGTTAGAAGAAGCGCTTAAAGCAAGTCGGGTTGTTTTTATGGAGCAAGGGAAAACGTCGCGGGACCAACCGACTTATGACTTTTTCCAAGCCCCTGATTTTTTGCTTTCCCGATCGTTTACGTTGCCGTATTTTTTACGTATGCAGGTAGCCTTACAAGCGCAAGGCGTCCATTTGGGCGATTTATCGCTAAGCGAACATGAATGGGTGGAGCGATTATGCACATCTCCTTTCAAAATATAA
- a CDS encoding energy-coupling factor transporter ATPase: MHISFQNISYSYMIGSPFEKQALDHVDIMIESKAFTTLVGSTGSGKSTLVQLINGLLLPTSGQVQCGSFRLHRKSKRKEVKPLRRKIGMVFQYPEHQLFGATVEEDMLFGPKHLGLDVERIRKRLPELLDVVGISDKVLPVSPFNLSGGQMRRVAIAGVLAADPEVLILDEPAAGLDPAGHRALLDLLKDWHDRHGLTTILVTHDMEDAARYADEVIVMGPAGKPVISGAPAQVFREADLLADIGLAAPPSVRMVRALQEAGWDIDNLLLEPEALASVVADQWVSEKEEG; this comes from the coding sequence ATGCACATCTCCTTTCAAAATATAAGTTATTCTTATATGATTGGTTCTCCGTTTGAAAAACAAGCGCTTGATCATGTGGATATCATGATCGAATCGAAGGCGTTTACGACACTTGTGGGCAGCACCGGTTCGGGGAAATCGACGTTAGTGCAATTGATCAATGGACTGTTGCTTCCCACGTCGGGACAGGTCCAATGTGGCAGTTTCCGTTTGCATCGAAAATCAAAACGGAAAGAAGTGAAACCGTTGCGCCGAAAAATCGGCATGGTTTTTCAGTATCCCGAGCATCAGCTGTTTGGCGCTACGGTTGAAGAAGACATGTTGTTTGGCCCTAAGCATCTCGGCTTAGATGTAGAGAGGATCCGTAAACGGCTTCCCGAGCTTTTGGATGTTGTAGGCATTAGCGACAAGGTGCTTCCTGTTTCGCCTTTTAATCTTAGCGGTGGGCAAATGAGGCGCGTCGCCATTGCCGGTGTGCTTGCCGCCGACCCTGAAGTGCTGATCCTCGATGAACCTGCTGCCGGCCTTGATCCCGCCGGCCACCGGGCGCTATTGGATTTATTGAAAGACTGGCATGATAGGCATGGCTTAACGACGATCCTTGTCACGCATGACATGGAAGATGCCGCGCGTTATGCCGATGAGGTTATCGTGATGGGACCCGCAGGAAAGCCGGTGATAAGCGGTGCACCGGCACAGGTTTTCCGGGAGGCAGATCTGTTAGCCGATATCGGGTTGGCTGCCCCGCCTTCGGTTCGAATGGTCCGTGCCTTGCAAGAAGCAGGGTGGGATATCGACAACCTCCTATTGGAACCGGAAGCATTGGCATCGGTCGTTGCCGATCAGTGGGTAAGTGAAAAAGAAGAGGGATAG
- a CDS encoding DUF2521 family protein, with product MGSVVSFQEHKRLKDWEVEKKLLHTLSMEDMVYATEKYLIPVCADFQFRHSFLEEICMDVAIETFISSAKRGMTEARTGKQQANTEDEEQVNQRAAELKAFMVDWIQDEHINRGQIASGAEAYVQHWWQVGFKTGKNQSQLRL from the coding sequence ATGGGATCAGTCGTATCTTTTCAAGAGCATAAGCGTTTAAAGGACTGGGAAGTGGAGAAAAAGTTATTGCACACGCTGAGCATGGAAGATATGGTCTATGCTACTGAAAAATACCTTATCCCCGTGTGTGCTGATTTTCAATTCCGCCACTCTTTTTTAGAGGAAATTTGCATGGATGTGGCGATCGAAACGTTTATCTCCTCGGCCAAACGAGGAATGACCGAGGCCAGAACCGGCAAGCAACAAGCCAATACCGAAGATGAAGAACAGGTGAACCAGCGTGCGGCTGAACTGAAAGCATTTATGGTTGACTGGATTCAAGATGAGCATATCAACCGTGGCCAGATCGCGAGTGGTGCTGAAGCTTATGTGCAACATTGGTGGCAAGTCGGTTTTAAAACAGGCAAAAATCAATCGCAATTGCGTCTTTAG
- the rpsI gene encoding 30S ribosomal protein S9 — protein sequence MASLQYYGTGRRKNAVARVFLSPGNGKVTINKREMDDYFDHETLKTVIHQPLVETGTDGQYDLKITTKGGGFTGQAGAIQLGVARALLQVDPEYRKVLKENGLLTRDSRMKERKKYGLKSARRAPQFSKR from the coding sequence TTGGCATCTTTGCAATATTATGGAACAGGCCGGCGCAAAAACGCCGTTGCGCGGGTATTCCTTTCACCGGGAAACGGAAAGGTAACGATCAACAAACGGGAAATGGATGATTACTTTGATCACGAAACGCTCAAAACGGTCATTCATCAGCCGCTTGTGGAAACTGGCACCGATGGTCAATATGATTTAAAAATCACAACGAAAGGCGGCGGCTTCACCGGGCAAGCGGGAGCGATTCAGCTTGGTGTCGCACGTGCTTTGTTGCAAGTTGATCCGGAATACCGGAAAGTGCTTAAGGAAAATGGATTGCTCACACGTGATTCCAGAATGAAGGAACGGAAGAAATACGGACTCAAGTCCGCACGCCGTGCGCCGCAATTCTCAAAGCGTTAA
- the cwlD gene encoding N-acetylmuramoyl-L-alanine amidase CwlD, which produces MKKMIWLAFPLLAIALIVGVYNIFSAYWSENTSGLLPLSGQVIVIDPGHGGVDGGSSSREGLMEDEVALEISFRLRDYLQSAGALVLMTREEDVDLAAPSTEGLRNRKVEDLQKRVQLINESGSDLFISLHLNAGSSNWRGAQTFYNPAFTESQMMAETVQGELTRQLENTNRKAAGVNNIYMLDSAEIPGLLIEAGFLSNPEEAGRFEDEEYLDQMAASIYQGLARHFDADQ; this is translated from the coding sequence ATGAAGAAAATGATCTGGCTTGCCTTTCCCCTTTTGGCAATTGCTTTGATTGTCGGTGTGTATAATATTTTTTCCGCTTATTGGTCAGAAAATACAAGTGGTTTATTACCGCTTAGCGGCCAGGTAATTGTGATCGATCCCGGCCATGGGGGAGTCGATGGGGGTTCGAGTTCCCGGGAAGGACTCATGGAAGATGAAGTGGCATTAGAAATTTCTTTTAGGCTTAGGGATTATTTACAATCAGCAGGTGCTCTCGTACTGATGACGAGGGAAGAGGATGTTGATTTAGCTGCTCCTTCCACAGAAGGATTACGCAATCGAAAAGTAGAAGATTTGCAAAAAAGAGTGCAATTAATTAACGAATCGGGAAGCGATTTGTTCATTAGTTTGCATCTGAACGCGGGTTCTTCTAATTGGCGCGGTGCACAGACGTTTTATAATCCGGCCTTTACGGAAAGTCAAATGATGGCAGAAACTGTCCAAGGGGAATTGACACGGCAGTTGGAAAATACAAATCGAAAAGCCGCGGGCGTGAATAACATCTATATGCTTGATTCGGCGGAAATCCCCGGTTTGCTTATTGAAGCAGGATTTCTGTCTAACCCGGAGGAGGCCGGACGTTTTGAAGACGAGGAATATCTCGACCAAATGGCTGCCTCCATTTATCAAGGATTAGCACGCCATTTTGATGCTGATCAATGA
- a CDS encoding energy-coupling factor transporter transmembrane component T family protein gives MLQNIVIGQYVPVSSPMHRLDSRAKLLCLLALAGIVFLANEFWSYSALLAAVGSFVLLSRVPLKFFLKGLLPVFILVIFTFFLHAFFTNEGQVLFTILGFSIYSGGIEQGVFIAVRIGALVVFASLLTLTTTPIDLTDGLEFFLRPFKRFGLPAHEMSLMMSISIRLIPTLLLEADRILKAQAARGADFTKGSLKTRLETMTAFIIPLFVRSFKRAEDMATAMDARGYRGGEGRTKLRVLKWRLQDTVACLVVVGVGAVLALLRDF, from the coding sequence ATGTTACAAAACATCGTCATCGGACAGTATGTTCCTGTTTCATCGCCCATGCATCGATTGGATTCGAGAGCGAAACTTTTATGTTTGCTTGCCCTTGCCGGTATCGTCTTCTTGGCAAATGAATTTTGGAGTTACAGTGCGTTGCTGGCAGCTGTCGGATCGTTTGTGTTGTTGTCACGGGTGCCATTAAAATTTTTTCTTAAAGGATTATTACCGGTCTTTATTTTAGTTATTTTTACATTTTTTCTTCATGCTTTTTTTACGAATGAAGGGCAGGTTCTTTTTACGATTCTCGGTTTTTCCATCTATAGCGGCGGGATTGAGCAAGGGGTGTTCATCGCTGTGCGGATTGGGGCGCTCGTCGTTTTTGCCTCATTGTTGACATTAACGACGACGCCGATTGATTTAACCGATGGACTTGAATTTTTCTTGCGACCCTTTAAGCGGTTTGGTCTTCCTGCCCATGAAATGTCCTTAATGATGTCGATTAGCATTCGCTTGATTCCAACTTTACTGTTGGAAGCGGATCGGATATTGAAGGCCCAGGCAGCACGTGGAGCGGATTTTACAAAAGGATCATTGAAAACGAGGCTGGAGACGATGACGGCTTTTATCATCCCGCTATTCGTCCGTTCATTTAAACGGGCAGAGGATATGGCTACGGCGATGGACGCACGTGGTTATCGAGGCGGGGAAGGGCGAACGAAATTGCGTGTCCTTAAGTGGCGCTTGCAAGATACGGTTGCTTGTCTTGTGGTCGTAGGCGTTGGCGCTGTGCTAGCTTTGTTACGTGATTTTTAG
- a CDS encoding Mrp/NBP35 family ATP-binding protein, translating to MLQEQDIMDVLKQIKDPDLKKSIVETDGVRDIRIKDGDNVSLKIALAKTGTGAQMQVQQNIVSVVKEAGASQVGLRFEELSKEETQQHGEPEAQEDDDGSLLSENNPVNFIAVASGKGGVGKSTVTANLAVALAREGKKVGIIDADIYGFSIPDMMGIENRPTVEGDKIHPVERYGVKVISMGFFVEDNAPVIWRGPMLGKMLTNFFNEVTWGDLDYLILDLPPGTGDIALDVHSMLPESDEIIVTTPHATAAFVAARAGAMAIKSNHRVLGVIENMAYYESKSGEKEYVFGQGGGERLSEELKVELLGQIPLGQPTIDDDDFAPSVYEREHPIGKMYENIATHVIERKEGARVKSPFE from the coding sequence GTGTTACAAGAGCAAGACATTATGGATGTCTTAAAACAAATCAAAGATCCCGACCTGAAAAAAAGCATCGTAGAAACTGATGGTGTTCGGGATATTCGTATAAAAGACGGTGACAATGTGAGCTTGAAAATTGCGCTGGCAAAAACGGGGACCGGCGCGCAAATGCAAGTGCAGCAAAACATTGTTTCTGTTGTAAAAGAAGCCGGCGCATCGCAGGTAGGGCTGCGATTTGAGGAACTTTCAAAAGAAGAAACGCAGCAGCATGGGGAGCCGGAGGCGCAAGAAGACGACGACGGTAGTCTTTTGAGTGAAAACAATCCGGTTAACTTTATCGCGGTTGCCAGCGGGAAAGGCGGCGTCGGTAAATCGACGGTTACCGCTAATCTCGCAGTGGCACTTGCTCGCGAAGGGAAGAAAGTGGGCATTATTGACGCGGATATTTACGGTTTCAGTATTCCGGATATGATGGGCATTGAAAACCGCCCAACCGTTGAAGGAGATAAAATACATCCTGTTGAACGCTATGGTGTGAAAGTCATTTCCATGGGTTTCTTCGTTGAAGATAATGCCCCGGTGATTTGGCGCGGTCCTATGCTCGGTAAAATGTTAACCAATTTTTTCAATGAAGTGACGTGGGGAGACTTGGACTACCTCATTTTGGACTTGCCTCCGGGGACGGGCGATATTGCGCTTGATGTCCATTCCATGCTGCCCGAGTCTGATGAGATTATTGTCACGACTCCACACGCGACAGCAGCGTTTGTAGCTGCGCGTGCGGGAGCGATGGCGATTAAAAGCAACCATCGCGTGCTAGGGGTTATTGAGAACATGGCCTATTACGAAAGCAAATCAGGGGAAAAAGAGTATGTCTTCGGCCAGGGTGGCGGCGAACGTCTAAGCGAAGAGCTAAAAGTCGAATTGCTCGGCCAGATCCCGTTGGGACAACCAACCATCGACGATGATGACTTTGCCCCTTCCGTTTATGAAAGAGAGCATCCGATCGGAAAAATGTATGAAAATATCGCGACACATGTTATTGAACGAAAAGAAGGGGCTCGGGTAAAATCGCCGTTTGAATAA
- the gerD gene encoding spore germination lipoprotein GerD has protein sequence MGVKRAFFLILLLLLMTGCAALQSQDSSSGNESREFEDTKEMVTDVLKTEDGKAALEEVLSDEDMQASILMEQDFVQDTVQTTLTSEDGQQYFQEVMQQPDFQENVANSMQQENEEILKRLMKDPEYQQMMMEVMQDPEMQQEHVKLLKSKTFREEMQTAIEEAFDNPNFQQQLSDLIEQQQQGGDSQEESSDSGGNQEDSGSGSGGDGG, from the coding sequence TTGGGCGTAAAGCGGGCTTTTTTTCTCATTTTGCTCTTATTACTCATGACCGGTTGTGCAGCCTTGCAAAGCCAGGACAGCTCATCCGGGAACGAATCCCGGGAATTTGAAGATACAAAGGAAATGGTCACCGATGTGCTAAAAACCGAGGATGGCAAAGCTGCTTTGGAGGAAGTTTTATCGGACGAAGATATGCAAGCTTCCATTCTCATGGAGCAAGATTTTGTGCAAGATACCGTGCAGACGACGTTAACATCGGAGGACGGACAACAATATTTTCAAGAAGTCATGCAGCAACCTGACTTTCAAGAAAATGTCGCTAACAGCATGCAACAAGAAAATGAAGAGATATTAAAACGCTTAATGAAAGACCCTGAATATCAACAGATGATGATGGAAGTTATGCAGGACCCGGAGATGCAACAAGAACACGTGAAGTTATTGAAAAGCAAAACGTTCCGGGAAGAGATGCAGACAGCCATCGAAGAAGCCTTTGATAATCCTAATTTCCAACAACAGCTTTCCGACTTAATCGAACAGCAACAACAGGGCGGCGATTCCCAGGAGGAAAGCAGCGATAGCGGCGGTAATCAAGAAGATAGCGGAAGTGGCAGTGGTGGCGACGGTGGCTAA
- the rplM gene encoding 50S ribosomal protein L13 — protein MRQTYMAKASEIERKWYVVDAEGKRLGRLASEVATILRGKNKPEFTPHVDTGDNVIVINAEKVELTGNKITDKMYYRHSGHPGALKSTRALEMRKNKPVKMVELAVQGMLPKNALGRQTFKKLHVYAGPNHKHEAQKPESLELHG, from the coding sequence ATGCGTCAGACATATATGGCCAAAGCAAGTGAAATCGAACGCAAATGGTATGTCGTCGATGCTGAAGGAAAAAGACTCGGACGTCTGGCAAGCGAAGTTGCAACCATTTTGCGCGGGAAAAATAAACCGGAATTCACGCCGCACGTGGATACAGGTGACAATGTCATTGTTATCAACGCGGAAAAAGTGGAACTTACCGGCAACAAAATTACGGATAAAATGTATTATCGCCATAGCGGACATCCCGGTGCTTTAAAATCTACGCGAGCGTTGGAAATGCGTAAAAACAAGCCGGTAAAAATGGTGGAACTTGCCGTACAAGGCATGCTTCCAAAAAATGCGCTCGGCCGACAAACATTTAAAAAACTGCACGTATATGCAGGACCAAACCATAAACATGAAGCACAAAAACCGGAGAGCTTGGAGCTCCACGGATAA
- a CDS encoding KinB-signaling pathway activation protein translates to MNSRKVVFLFFSTMLVGAFGGALVGTVLYDPLFAEGGFWNFIFGFIWLLGVGAAVSAVAQMGYFAYLLLNRLALSLFKTKRLWNRVQLFLIAFVFFDLFYFRYLAYATEDETIWGYLLTPTLLLIFAAVVAYFKQRETHRGAFISAFFFMYVITTIEWVPALIVPEVNDSSWLWIYLAPLLFANTYQLMMHHRLQRN, encoded by the coding sequence GTGAACTCCAGAAAAGTCGTTTTTTTATTTTTTTCGACGATGCTTGTAGGTGCCTTTGGCGGCGCGCTCGTTGGTACTGTGCTATATGACCCGCTTTTTGCAGAGGGTGGCTTTTGGAATTTTATATTTGGATTTATTTGGTTATTAGGCGTTGGCGCGGCAGTAAGTGCTGTAGCGCAAATGGGTTATTTTGCGTACTTGCTGTTAAACCGGCTTGCTTTATCGCTGTTTAAGACGAAAAGGCTCTGGAACCGGGTACAGCTTTTTTTAATCGCTTTTGTTTTCTTTGATTTGTTCTATTTTCGTTATCTTGCTTATGCAACCGAGGATGAAACGATTTGGGGATATTTGCTCACGCCTACATTATTGCTCATTTTTGCAGCGGTTGTCGCATATTTCAAGCAACGCGAAACCCACCGGGGCGCATTCATCTCCGCATTTTTCTTTATGTATGTCATTACCACGATTGAATGGGTGCCTGCGCTGATTGTTCCTGAAGTGAACGACAGCAGTTGGCTGTGGATTTATCTTGCGCCGTTGTTGTTTGCAAACACCTATCAATTGATGATGCATCATCGTTTGCAACGTAACTAG
- a CDS encoding polysaccharide deacetylase family protein — protein MAQFWVFNRRKGSQYVFIAAIAFCAACLILLEKPFIAVFTEEEGPSAFSSAETDEREVALTFNVSWGEEHVEPILDTLQEKDTTAAFFVSGVWAERHTELLERMLEEGHDIGNYGFQFKPYPDQENEDMRRDMREGHNTIEEVIGESPVFFRPPAGIFDTEVLEAADQMGYSVIHWGADGKDWQNPGVDRIVANLMESVGPGDVIMLDASDSAKQTAEALPNIIEALQNENYNITSVEALMSGAETDFEEL, from the coding sequence TTGGCACAATTTTGGGTTTTTAATAGAAGAAAAGGGTCGCAGTACGTTTTTATAGCAGCTATTGCTTTTTGTGCCGCTTGTTTAATTTTGCTGGAAAAACCTTTTATTGCAGTATTCACCGAAGAGGAAGGGCCATCAGCTTTTTCAAGTGCGGAGACCGACGAGCGGGAGGTCGCGCTCACCTTTAATGTTAGTTGGGGCGAGGAGCATGTGGAACCCATTTTGGATACCCTTCAAGAAAAAGACACGACAGCGGCTTTTTTCGTTTCAGGTGTGTGGGCAGAGCGCCATACGGAATTGCTGGAGCGAATGCTTGAAGAAGGGCATGACATTGGAAACTACGGGTTTCAATTTAAGCCATACCCCGACCAAGAAAATGAAGACATGCGCAGGGATATGCGGGAAGGCCATAATACGATCGAGGAAGTAATAGGCGAGTCCCCTGTATTTTTCCGTCCTCCGGCCGGAATATTCGATACGGAAGTGCTGGAAGCAGCCGATCAAATGGGCTATTCCGTCATTCATTGGGGAGCAGACGGTAAGGACTGGCAAAACCCCGGCGTTGACCGGATCGTAGCTAACTTAATGGAAAGCGTCGGTCCCGGTGATGTCATTATGCTTGACGCTTCCGATTCGGCAAAACAAACGGCTGAAGCTTTGCCGAATATTATTGAAGCACTGCAAAACGAAAATTACAATATAACCTCCGTTGAAGCGCTAATGAGCGGTGCGGAAACAGATTTTGAGGAGTTATGA